The following are encoded together in the Anabrus simplex isolate iqAnaSimp1 chromosome 5, ASM4041472v1, whole genome shotgun sequence genome:
- the LOC136874879 gene encoding tRNA-specific adenosine deaminase 2 produces the protein MSEWMERAFEIAEEELGEVPVGCIFVYEGRIIAESTNTVNETRNATRHAEINCVDQVLKWCKGNGLNSVDVFRKVDVVVTVEPCIMCADALHNLRVASITYACNNDRFGGLGSTLDTGEFISNPCPRKVDSNSERALQLLRQFYQGVNPNAPVPKTKKKRKEN, from the coding sequence ATGTCGGAATGGATGGAGAGAGCTTTTGAGATCGCTGAGGAAGAGCTTGGAGAAGTTCCAGTTGGCTGCATCTTTGTGTACGAAGGACGAATCATTGCTGAAAGTACTAACACTGTTAATGAAACACGGAATGCTACGCGGCATGCAGAAATAAACTGTGTAGATCAGGTTTTGAAATGGTGCAAAGGAAATGGACTTAATTCCGTTGATGTTTTCCGGAAAGTCGATGTAGTTGTGACTGTAGAACCGTGTATAATGTGCGCTGACGCTTTGCATAATTTGCGTGTGGCTAGTATCACATATGCATGTAACAACGATCGTTTTGGAGGTCTCGGTTCAACGCTTGATACGGGTGAGTTTATTTCCAATCCATGTCCAAGAAAGGTTGATTCAAATAGTGAGAGAGCTCTCCAGCTTCTGAGGCAATTCTATCAGGGAGTGAACCCAAATGCTCCTGTACCAAAGAcgaaaaagaagagaaaggaaaattAG